One Deltaproteobacteria bacterium GWA2_45_12 DNA segment encodes these proteins:
- a CDS encoding nicotinate (nicotinamide) nucleotide adenylyltransferase, with protein sequence MQDKSRQKHVVLFGGSFNPPHIGHRQVLEHLVALKKFDEVWVVPSYAHPFEKGLIPFEHREKMCHLLIEGLDSLVKVLPIEEELKKNPSYTIDVVTELKQRFPNAQFHLAIGSDCKNDLPRWHRYEDLKRLVQCYFIPRFGIEPSPFAAISSSEVRMMIKNRKPCEAWVSPKVKKYIEDHKLYV encoded by the coding sequence TTTGGAGGTTCTTTTAATCCCCCGCATATCGGGCATAGGCAGGTGCTTGAACATTTGGTTGCATTAAAAAAGTTTGATGAAGTCTGGGTTGTCCCCAGCTACGCTCATCCCTTTGAAAAAGGGCTCATCCCTTTTGAACATCGGGAAAAAATGTGCCATCTTTTGATTGAGGGTTTGGATAGCTTGGTGAAGGTTTTGCCCATCGAAGAAGAATTAAAAAAGAATCCATCCTACACGATTGATGTGGTAACAGAATTAAAGCAGCGTTTCCCGAATGCCCAATTTCATCTTGCTATCGGCAGTGATTGCAAAAATGATTTGCCCCGGTGGCATCGTTATGAAGATTTAAAAAGACTTGTCCAATGTTATTTTATTCCCCGTTTTGGAATTGAGCCATCTCCCTTTGCCGCCATTTCAAGTAGCGAGGTGAGAATGATGATCAAAAACCGCAAACCTTGCGAGGCCTGGGTGAGCCCCAAGGTTAAAAAATATATTGAGGATCACAAGCTCTATGTCTGA